The Malus domestica chromosome 10, GDT2T_hap1 genome contains a region encoding:
- the LOC103445474 gene encoding pre-mRNA-processing factor 39-1 isoform X1 encodes MADSETVVAQTSAVMGYTSAGYTSTGYADASSNIATDTGALHSEATPEFSNTPGGSNIGDGNAYSADPNSLMQETQSYTAYETKPAVGVTDASGNVVSNENDALESSQVASYDSSMNGVIASGVGTVSSVDNGNAEPLDPQQFGDASAMSVEEDRLWNIVRANSLDFNAWTALIEETEKIAQDNILKIRKVYDAFLAEFPLCYGYWKKYADHEARLGSIDKVVEVYERAVQGVTYSVDIWLHYCIFAISTYGDPDTVRRLFERGLAYVGTDYLSFTLWDKYIEYEYMQQEWGRLAMIYSRILENPNQQLDRYWNSFKELAGSRPLSELRTAEEAAAAGGAHSEGIDKVNGEDVQSDGAEQSPKPVSADLTEAEELEKFITIREEVYKKAKEFDSKIISFETAIRRPYFHVRPLNSVELENWTSYLDFIEREGDLSKVVKLYERCLIACANYPEYWIRYVLCMEASGSMDIANNALARATQVFVKRQPEMHLFAARFKEQSGDIPGAQAAYQLVQSELSPGLLEAIVKHANMEHRLGNVEAAYSLYEQAIAIEKVKEHSQMLPMLYAQYSRFTYLVSLNAEKAREILDGALEHIQLSRAFLESMMVFETIQPLPKRIDHIDSLVVKFIEPSSESPNFASVADREELSGIYLEFVNLFGDAQSIKKAEDRHAKLFIPHRSSTSELKKRQAEDFLSSDKVKLAKAYSGVPSPAQSIMGAYPNAQSQWPAGYGAQPQAWPPATQATQGQQWPAGYTQQPYNAYGGYGTAGYANPQAPVVAPQTAAYGAYPSTYPAQQAVPPQSYAHPTVAAVAPAPQPASVPQAYYGSYY; translated from the exons ATGGCAGACAGTGAGACAGTTGTTGCTCAAACATCTGCAGTGATGGGGTATACATCAGCAGGATATACTTCAACGGGGTATGCTGATGCCAGCTCAAATATTGCTACTGATACGGGTGCATTGCATTCTGAGGCTACCCCAGAGTTTTCTAATACACCTGGCGGTTCTAACATAGGTGATGGAAATGCATATTCTGCGGATCCCAATTCTCTCATGCAAGAAACACAAAGTTACACAGCATATGAAACCAAACCAGCTGTTGGAGTGACAGATGCTAGTGGGAATGTTGTTAGTAATGAAAATGACGCCTTGGAGTCATCTCAAGTTGCTAGTTATGATTCTTCTATGAATGGTGTTATTGCTTCTGGAGTGGGAACTGTTTCATCAGTTGATAATGGAAATGCCGAACCTCTTGATCCACAACAATTTGGGGATGCTTCTG CCATGTCTGTCGAAGAAGATAGACTGTGGAACATTGTGAGGGCTAATTCCTTGGATTTCAATGCCTGGACTGCTTTAATTGAAGAGACAGAGAAGATTGCACAG GATAACATATTGAAAATTCGGAAAGTTTATGATGCTTTTTTAGCAGAGTTTCCGTTATGTTATGGTTATTGGAAAAAGTATGCGGATCATGAGGCACGTCTAGGTTCTATCGATAAAGTTGTGGAGGTTTATGAACGTGCAGTTCAAGGTGTTACCTATTCAGTTGATATCTGGTTGCATTACTGCATTTTTGCTATAAGCACATATGGAGATCCAGACACTGTTAGAAG GCTTTTTGAGCGAGGACTTGCTTATGTTGGAACAGATTACCTGTCCTTTACTCTGTGGGATAAGTATATAGAATATGAGTACATGCAGCAGGAGTGGGGCCGCCTTGCCATGATCTATTCACGAATATTAGAGAACCCAAATCAGCAACTGGATCGGTATTGGAACAG CTTTAAGGAGTTAGCTGGAAGTCGGCCACTCTCAGAATTGAGGACTGCTGAAGAAGCTGCAGCAGCAGGAGGTGCACATTCAGAGGGTATTGACAAAGTCAATGGGGAAGATGTTCAATCTGATGGTGCAGAACAATCTCCTAAACCTGTAAGTGCTGACTTAACAGAAGCCGAGGAGTTGGAGAAGTTTATCACCATTAGAGAAGAGGTGTATAAGAAAGCTAAAGAGTTCGATTCTAAGATCATTAGTTTTGAAACAGCTATTAGGAGGCCCTACTTTCACGTGCGGCCTCTCAATTCTGTAGAGCTTGAAAATTGGACCAGTTACCTAGACTTTATAGAAAGGGAGGGCGACTTGAGCAAG GTTGTCAAGCTATATGAAAGGTGCCTAATTGCTTGTGCTAATTATCCTGAATACTGGATTCGATATGTTCTATGCATGGAGGCCAGTGGAAGTATGGATATTGCCAATAATGCTCTTGCACGTGCAACCCAGGTTTTTGTGAAG AGACAACCGGAGATGCACCTTTTTGCTGCTCGATTCAAAGAGCAGAGTGGGGATATACCTGGTGCTCAAGCTGCCTATCAACTTGTACAATCTGAACTCTCGCCTGGTCTTCTTGAAGCAATCGTGAAGCATGCAAATATGGAACACCGTTTG ggAAATGTGGAAGCTGCCTACTCTTTATACGAACAGGCCATTGCCATTGAAAAAGTAAAAGAGCATTCACAGATGTTACCCATGTTGTATGCTCAGTACTCTCGGTTCACTTACCTG GTTTCTTTGAATGCGGAAAAAGCTAGAGAAATTTTAGATGGAGCACTCGAGCATATACAACTGTCAAGAGCATTTCTtgag TCCATGATGGTTTTCGAGACAATACAGCCACTGCCAAAGCGAATTGATCACATAGATTCATTGGTTGTGAAGTTCATAGAGCCCAGCTCAGAGAGCCCCAATTTTGCTAGCGTTGCAGACAGAGAAGAGCTATCTGGCATCTATTTGGAG TTTGTTAACCTCTTTGGAGATGCACAGTCTATCAAGAAGGCTGAGGATCGACATGCTAAGCTCTTCATACCTCATAGGAGCAGCACGTCAGAGTTGAAAAAACGTCAAGCTGAGGACTTTCTATCTTCAGATAAAGTGAAGCTAGCTAAAGCTTACTCTGGTGTTCCATCGCCCGCCCAGTCGATCATGGGAGCATATCCAAATGCACAGAGCCAATGGCCAGCTGGTTATGGTGCACAGCCTCAAGCTTGGCCACCAGCTACGCAAGCTACTCAGGGACAACAGTGGCCAGCTGGTTATACCCAACAG CCGTACAATGCATATGGTGGTTATGGAACTGCTGGCTACGCTAATCCACAAGCGCCCGTGGTGGCGCCACAAACTGCTGCTTACGGTGCTTATCCTTCTACGTATCCTGCTCAG CAGGCCGTCCCGCCACAAAGTTACGCGCATCCAACCGTGGCAGCAGTAGCACCGGCTCCGCAGCCTGCTTCAGTTCCTCAGGCGTATTATGGGAGTTACTACTGA
- the LOC103445474 gene encoding pre-mRNA-processing factor 39-1 isoform X2, with translation MADSETVVAQTSAVMGYTSAGYTSTGYADASSNIATDTGALHSEATPEFSNTPGGSNIGDGNAYSADPNSLMQETQSYTAYETKPAVGVTDASGNVVSNENDALESSQVASYDSSMNGVIASGVGTVSSVDNGNAEPLDPQQFGDASAMSVEEDRLWNIVRANSLDFNAWTALIEETEKIAQDNILKIRKVYDAFLAEFPLCYGYWKKYADHEARLGSIDKVVEVYERAVQGVTYSVDIWLHYCIFAISTYGDPDTVRRLFERGLAYVGTDYLSFTLWDKYIEYEYMQQEWGRLAMIYSRILENPNQQLDRYWNSFKELAGSRPLSELRTAEEAAAAGGAHSEGIDKVNGEDVQSDGAEQSPKPVSADLTEAEELEKFITIREEVYKKAKEFDSKIISFETAIRRPYFHVRPLNSVELENWTSYLDFIEREGDLSKVVKLYERCLIACANYPEYWIRYVLCMEASGSMDIANNALARATQVFVKRQPEMHLFAARFKEQSGDIPGAQAAYQLVQSELSPGLLEAIVKHANMEHRLGNVEAAYSLYEQAIAIEKVKEHSQMLPMLYAQYSRFTYLVSLNAEKAREILDGALEHIQLSRAFLESMMVFETIQPLPKRIDHIDSLVVKFIEPSSESPNFASVADREELSGIYLEFVNLFGDAQSIKKAEDRHAKLFIPHRSSTSELKKRQAEDFLSSDKVKLAKAYSGVPSPAQSIMGAYPNAQSQWPAGYGAQPQAWPPATQATQGQQWPAGYTQQPYNAYGGYGTAGYANPQAPVVAPQTAAYGAYPSTYPAQAVPPQSYAHPTVAAVAPAPQPASVPQAYYGSYY, from the exons ATGGCAGACAGTGAGACAGTTGTTGCTCAAACATCTGCAGTGATGGGGTATACATCAGCAGGATATACTTCAACGGGGTATGCTGATGCCAGCTCAAATATTGCTACTGATACGGGTGCATTGCATTCTGAGGCTACCCCAGAGTTTTCTAATACACCTGGCGGTTCTAACATAGGTGATGGAAATGCATATTCTGCGGATCCCAATTCTCTCATGCAAGAAACACAAAGTTACACAGCATATGAAACCAAACCAGCTGTTGGAGTGACAGATGCTAGTGGGAATGTTGTTAGTAATGAAAATGACGCCTTGGAGTCATCTCAAGTTGCTAGTTATGATTCTTCTATGAATGGTGTTATTGCTTCTGGAGTGGGAACTGTTTCATCAGTTGATAATGGAAATGCCGAACCTCTTGATCCACAACAATTTGGGGATGCTTCTG CCATGTCTGTCGAAGAAGATAGACTGTGGAACATTGTGAGGGCTAATTCCTTGGATTTCAATGCCTGGACTGCTTTAATTGAAGAGACAGAGAAGATTGCACAG GATAACATATTGAAAATTCGGAAAGTTTATGATGCTTTTTTAGCAGAGTTTCCGTTATGTTATGGTTATTGGAAAAAGTATGCGGATCATGAGGCACGTCTAGGTTCTATCGATAAAGTTGTGGAGGTTTATGAACGTGCAGTTCAAGGTGTTACCTATTCAGTTGATATCTGGTTGCATTACTGCATTTTTGCTATAAGCACATATGGAGATCCAGACACTGTTAGAAG GCTTTTTGAGCGAGGACTTGCTTATGTTGGAACAGATTACCTGTCCTTTACTCTGTGGGATAAGTATATAGAATATGAGTACATGCAGCAGGAGTGGGGCCGCCTTGCCATGATCTATTCACGAATATTAGAGAACCCAAATCAGCAACTGGATCGGTATTGGAACAG CTTTAAGGAGTTAGCTGGAAGTCGGCCACTCTCAGAATTGAGGACTGCTGAAGAAGCTGCAGCAGCAGGAGGTGCACATTCAGAGGGTATTGACAAAGTCAATGGGGAAGATGTTCAATCTGATGGTGCAGAACAATCTCCTAAACCTGTAAGTGCTGACTTAACAGAAGCCGAGGAGTTGGAGAAGTTTATCACCATTAGAGAAGAGGTGTATAAGAAAGCTAAAGAGTTCGATTCTAAGATCATTAGTTTTGAAACAGCTATTAGGAGGCCCTACTTTCACGTGCGGCCTCTCAATTCTGTAGAGCTTGAAAATTGGACCAGTTACCTAGACTTTATAGAAAGGGAGGGCGACTTGAGCAAG GTTGTCAAGCTATATGAAAGGTGCCTAATTGCTTGTGCTAATTATCCTGAATACTGGATTCGATATGTTCTATGCATGGAGGCCAGTGGAAGTATGGATATTGCCAATAATGCTCTTGCACGTGCAACCCAGGTTTTTGTGAAG AGACAACCGGAGATGCACCTTTTTGCTGCTCGATTCAAAGAGCAGAGTGGGGATATACCTGGTGCTCAAGCTGCCTATCAACTTGTACAATCTGAACTCTCGCCTGGTCTTCTTGAAGCAATCGTGAAGCATGCAAATATGGAACACCGTTTG ggAAATGTGGAAGCTGCCTACTCTTTATACGAACAGGCCATTGCCATTGAAAAAGTAAAAGAGCATTCACAGATGTTACCCATGTTGTATGCTCAGTACTCTCGGTTCACTTACCTG GTTTCTTTGAATGCGGAAAAAGCTAGAGAAATTTTAGATGGAGCACTCGAGCATATACAACTGTCAAGAGCATTTCTtgag TCCATGATGGTTTTCGAGACAATACAGCCACTGCCAAAGCGAATTGATCACATAGATTCATTGGTTGTGAAGTTCATAGAGCCCAGCTCAGAGAGCCCCAATTTTGCTAGCGTTGCAGACAGAGAAGAGCTATCTGGCATCTATTTGGAG TTTGTTAACCTCTTTGGAGATGCACAGTCTATCAAGAAGGCTGAGGATCGACATGCTAAGCTCTTCATACCTCATAGGAGCAGCACGTCAGAGTTGAAAAAACGTCAAGCTGAGGACTTTCTATCTTCAGATAAAGTGAAGCTAGCTAAAGCTTACTCTGGTGTTCCATCGCCCGCCCAGTCGATCATGGGAGCATATCCAAATGCACAGAGCCAATGGCCAGCTGGTTATGGTGCACAGCCTCAAGCTTGGCCACCAGCTACGCAAGCTACTCAGGGACAACAGTGGCCAGCTGGTTATACCCAACAG CCGTACAATGCATATGGTGGTTATGGAACTGCTGGCTACGCTAATCCACAAGCGCCCGTGGTGGCGCCACAAACTGCTGCTTACGGTGCTTATCCTTCTACGTATCCTGCTCAG GCCGTCCCGCCACAAAGTTACGCGCATCCAACCGTGGCAGCAGTAGCACCGGCTCCGCAGCCTGCTTCAGTTCCTCAGGCGTATTATGGGAGTTACTACTGA
- the LOC103445474 gene encoding pre-mRNA-processing factor 39-1 isoform X3 yields MQQEWGRLAMIYSRILENPNQQLDRYWNSFKELAGSRPLSELRTAEEAAAAGGAHSEGIDKVNGEDVQSDGAEQSPKPVSADLTEAEELEKFITIREEVYKKAKEFDSKIISFETAIRRPYFHVRPLNSVELENWTSYLDFIEREGDLSKVVKLYERCLIACANYPEYWIRYVLCMEASGSMDIANNALARATQVFVKRQPEMHLFAARFKEQSGDIPGAQAAYQLVQSELSPGLLEAIVKHANMEHRLGNVEAAYSLYEQAIAIEKVKEHSQMLPMLYAQYSRFTYLVSLNAEKAREILDGALEHIQLSRAFLESMMVFETIQPLPKRIDHIDSLVVKFIEPSSESPNFASVADREELSGIYLEFVNLFGDAQSIKKAEDRHAKLFIPHRSSTSELKKRQAEDFLSSDKVKLAKAYSGVPSPAQSIMGAYPNAQSQWPAGYGAQPQAWPPATQATQGQQWPAGYTQQPYNAYGGYGTAGYANPQAPVVAPQTAAYGAYPSTYPAQQAVPPQSYAHPTVAAVAPAPQPASVPQAYYGSYY; encoded by the exons ATGCAGCAGGAGTGGGGCCGCCTTGCCATGATCTATTCACGAATATTAGAGAACCCAAATCAGCAACTGGATCGGTATTGGAACAG CTTTAAGGAGTTAGCTGGAAGTCGGCCACTCTCAGAATTGAGGACTGCTGAAGAAGCTGCAGCAGCAGGAGGTGCACATTCAGAGGGTATTGACAAAGTCAATGGGGAAGATGTTCAATCTGATGGTGCAGAACAATCTCCTAAACCTGTAAGTGCTGACTTAACAGAAGCCGAGGAGTTGGAGAAGTTTATCACCATTAGAGAAGAGGTGTATAAGAAAGCTAAAGAGTTCGATTCTAAGATCATTAGTTTTGAAACAGCTATTAGGAGGCCCTACTTTCACGTGCGGCCTCTCAATTCTGTAGAGCTTGAAAATTGGACCAGTTACCTAGACTTTATAGAAAGGGAGGGCGACTTGAGCAAG GTTGTCAAGCTATATGAAAGGTGCCTAATTGCTTGTGCTAATTATCCTGAATACTGGATTCGATATGTTCTATGCATGGAGGCCAGTGGAAGTATGGATATTGCCAATAATGCTCTTGCACGTGCAACCCAGGTTTTTGTGAAG AGACAACCGGAGATGCACCTTTTTGCTGCTCGATTCAAAGAGCAGAGTGGGGATATACCTGGTGCTCAAGCTGCCTATCAACTTGTACAATCTGAACTCTCGCCTGGTCTTCTTGAAGCAATCGTGAAGCATGCAAATATGGAACACCGTTTG ggAAATGTGGAAGCTGCCTACTCTTTATACGAACAGGCCATTGCCATTGAAAAAGTAAAAGAGCATTCACAGATGTTACCCATGTTGTATGCTCAGTACTCTCGGTTCACTTACCTG GTTTCTTTGAATGCGGAAAAAGCTAGAGAAATTTTAGATGGAGCACTCGAGCATATACAACTGTCAAGAGCATTTCTtgag TCCATGATGGTTTTCGAGACAATACAGCCACTGCCAAAGCGAATTGATCACATAGATTCATTGGTTGTGAAGTTCATAGAGCCCAGCTCAGAGAGCCCCAATTTTGCTAGCGTTGCAGACAGAGAAGAGCTATCTGGCATCTATTTGGAG TTTGTTAACCTCTTTGGAGATGCACAGTCTATCAAGAAGGCTGAGGATCGACATGCTAAGCTCTTCATACCTCATAGGAGCAGCACGTCAGAGTTGAAAAAACGTCAAGCTGAGGACTTTCTATCTTCAGATAAAGTGAAGCTAGCTAAAGCTTACTCTGGTGTTCCATCGCCCGCCCAGTCGATCATGGGAGCATATCCAAATGCACAGAGCCAATGGCCAGCTGGTTATGGTGCACAGCCTCAAGCTTGGCCACCAGCTACGCAAGCTACTCAGGGACAACAGTGGCCAGCTGGTTATACCCAACAG CCGTACAATGCATATGGTGGTTATGGAACTGCTGGCTACGCTAATCCACAAGCGCCCGTGGTGGCGCCACAAACTGCTGCTTACGGTGCTTATCCTTCTACGTATCCTGCTCAG CAGGCCGTCCCGCCACAAAGTTACGCGCATCCAACCGTGGCAGCAGTAGCACCGGCTCCGCAGCCTGCTTCAGTTCCTCAGGCGTATTATGGGAGTTACTACTGA
- the LOC103445473 gene encoding uncharacterized protein isoform X6: MYPKVKVRLHDQQEDQFSPQDDHRKLLLANIHAGVISRFFKNEYKLTMEAYAPKLPRQSISSSKENSKNLGKATTPDAKACLVLRPRAVLSSPENDGMIGSINKIVDRKNSPAIKVQNPNTATSSAQRLHQEAKKAPSQAKKKATATARPMAMNTNKGSNIKTLFNSNNGDVKSKFQKPLVGKQHASLGTWKPSFTSS, from the exons A TGTATCCGAAGGTGAAGGTGAGGCTACATGATCAACAAGAAGATCAGTTTTCTCCACAAGATGATCACAGAAAGTTGCTGTTGGCAAACATCCATGCAGGTGTAATTTCCAGGTTTTTCAAGAACGAATACAA ATTAACCATGGAGGCTTATGCACCTAAGCTACCCAGACAatcaatttcttcatccaaag AGAACAGCAAAAATCTTGGCAAGGCTACAACACCAGATGCTAAAGCTTGCTTAGTCCTCCGTCCTCGCGCCGTGTTATCGAGTCCTG AAAATGAtgggatgattggaagcataAACAAGATAGTCGATCGTAAGAACTCACCGGCTATCAAAGTGCAAAACCCTAATACTGCTACCAGTTCTGCACAAAGGCTCCATCAAGAAGCCAAGAAAGCTCCAAGTCAGGCGAAGAAGAAGGCAACTGCAACTGCAAGGCCTATGGCTATGAACACGAACAAAGGCTCCAATATTAAAACATTATTTAACAGTAATAATGGCGATGTGAAAAGTAagtttcagaaacccttggtgGGAAAACAGCATGCAAGTCTTGGAACGTGGAAACCAAGTTTCACTTCAAGTTAA
- the LOC103445473 gene encoding uncharacterized protein isoform X4, producing the protein MYPKVKVRLHDQQEDQFSPQDDHRKLLLANIHAAKEIKSCSSPLLARLTMEAYAPKLPRQSISSSKENSKNLGKATTPDAKACLVLRPRAVLSSPENDGMIGSINKIVDRKNSPAIKVQNPNTATSSAQRLHQEAKKAPSQAKKKATATARPMAMNTNKGSNIKTLFNSNNGDVKSKFQKPLVGKQHASLGTWKPSFTSS; encoded by the exons A TGTATCCGAAGGTGAAGGTGAGGCTACATGATCAACAAGAAGATCAGTTTTCTCCACAAGATGATCACAGAAAGTTGCTGTTGGCAAACATCCATGCAG CGAAGGAGATTAAAAGTTGTTCTTCACCATTGCTTGCCAGATTAACCATGGAGGCTTATGCACCTAAGCTACCCAGACAatcaatttcttcatccaaag AGAACAGCAAAAATCTTGGCAAGGCTACAACACCAGATGCTAAAGCTTGCTTAGTCCTCCGTCCTCGCGCCGTGTTATCGAGTCCTG AAAATGAtgggatgattggaagcataAACAAGATAGTCGATCGTAAGAACTCACCGGCTATCAAAGTGCAAAACCCTAATACTGCTACCAGTTCTGCACAAAGGCTCCATCAAGAAGCCAAGAAAGCTCCAAGTCAGGCGAAGAAGAAGGCAACTGCAACTGCAAGGCCTATGGCTATGAACACGAACAAAGGCTCCAATATTAAAACATTATTTAACAGTAATAATGGCGATGTGAAAAGTAagtttcagaaacccttggtgGGAAAACAGCATGCAAGTCTTGGAACGTGGAAACCAAGTTTCACTTCAAGTTAA
- the LOC103445473 gene encoding uncharacterized protein isoform X1, producing MLHAFKVQTQTDVQEPNPFKFEMYPKVKVRLHDQQEDQFSPQDDHRKLLLANIHAAKEIKSCSSPLLARLTMEAYAPKLPRQSISSSKENSKNLGKATTPDAKACLVLRPRAVLSSPENDGMIGSINKIVDRKNSPAIKVQNPNTATSSAQRLHQEAKKAPSQAKKKATATARPMAMNTNKGSNIKTLFNSNNGDVKSKFQKPLVGKQHASLGTWKPSFTSS from the exons TGTATCCGAAGGTGAAGGTGAGGCTACATGATCAACAAGAAGATCAGTTTTCTCCACAAGATGATCACAGAAAGTTGCTGTTGGCAAACATCCATGCAG CGAAGGAGATTAAAAGTTGTTCTTCACCATTGCTTGCCAGATTAACCATGGAGGCTTATGCACCTAAGCTACCCAGACAatcaatttcttcatccaaag AGAACAGCAAAAATCTTGGCAAGGCTACAACACCAGATGCTAAAGCTTGCTTAGTCCTCCGTCCTCGCGCCGTGTTATCGAGTCCTG AAAATGAtgggatgattggaagcataAACAAGATAGTCGATCGTAAGAACTCACCGGCTATCAAAGTGCAAAACCCTAATACTGCTACCAGTTCTGCACAAAGGCTCCATCAAGAAGCCAAGAAAGCTCCAAGTCAGGCGAAGAAGAAGGCAACTGCAACTGCAAGGCCTATGGCTATGAACACGAACAAAGGCTCCAATATTAAAACATTATTTAACAGTAATAATGGCGATGTGAAAAGTAagtttcagaaacccttggtgGGAAAACAGCATGCAAGTCTTGGAACGTGGAAACCAAGTTTCACTTCAAGTTAA
- the LOC103445473 gene encoding uncharacterized protein isoform X2: MLHAFKVQTQTDVQEPNPFKFEMYPKVKVRLHDQQEDQFSPQDDHRKLLLANIHAGVISRFFKNEYKLTMEAYAPKLPRQSISSSKENSKNLGKATTPDAKACLVLRPRAVLSSPENDGMIGSINKIVDRKNSPAIKVQNPNTATSSAQRLHQEAKKAPSQAKKKATATARPMAMNTNKGSNIKTLFNSNNGDVKSKFQKPLVGKQHASLGTWKPSFTSS, translated from the exons TGTATCCGAAGGTGAAGGTGAGGCTACATGATCAACAAGAAGATCAGTTTTCTCCACAAGATGATCACAGAAAGTTGCTGTTGGCAAACATCCATGCAGGTGTAATTTCCAGGTTTTTCAAGAACGAATACAA ATTAACCATGGAGGCTTATGCACCTAAGCTACCCAGACAatcaatttcttcatccaaag AGAACAGCAAAAATCTTGGCAAGGCTACAACACCAGATGCTAAAGCTTGCTTAGTCCTCCGTCCTCGCGCCGTGTTATCGAGTCCTG AAAATGAtgggatgattggaagcataAACAAGATAGTCGATCGTAAGAACTCACCGGCTATCAAAGTGCAAAACCCTAATACTGCTACCAGTTCTGCACAAAGGCTCCATCAAGAAGCCAAGAAAGCTCCAAGTCAGGCGAAGAAGAAGGCAACTGCAACTGCAAGGCCTATGGCTATGAACACGAACAAAGGCTCCAATATTAAAACATTATTTAACAGTAATAATGGCGATGTGAAAAGTAagtttcagaaacccttggtgGGAAAACAGCATGCAAGTCTTGGAACGTGGAAACCAAGTTTCACTTCAAGTTAA